A stretch of Porites lutea chromosome 5, jaPorLute2.1, whole genome shotgun sequence DNA encodes these proteins:
- the LOC140939131 gene encoding uncharacterized protein, whose product MDPKGNLYLHKSAFLCKHEIVKQLVNDKYQLVESNLIGLSMDSPAQNCKDLQMKVPSATSGVYWIDPDAGSHGNAFQAYCDQQTDGGGWTLVWSYTFTAYSSFTSDANAVTPRPEWTVRNSNTRVSTTVPLSETHYEAMSFALWRTIGKEFLIKSNINNWVACKEGSGSLVMQKAGSLSCKLVKQVSKQCAGVVPKSIARNTYGPYLSSSSLYYYFDGSTGANAPTHDPCGRNQGNQVKGVVNPHGNIFVR is encoded by the exons ATGGACCCAAAAGGAAATCTTTACCTTCACAAGTCTGCGTTTCTCTGCAAACATGAAATTGTTAAAcaacttgtaaatgacaaataCCAGCTGGTAGAATCGAACCTGATAG GTCTGTCCATGGATTCTCCAGCACAGAATTGTAAGGACCTTCAAATGAAAGTGCCTTCTGCCACGTCAGGGGTTTACTGGATTGACCCCGATGCTGGTTCCCATGGCAACGCTTTTCAGGCCTATTGCGACCAACAGACGGACGGAGGAGGCTGGACTTTGGTCTGGAGTTACACCTTCACAGCCTATTCAAGCTTCACGTCCGATGCAAACGCTGTCACTCCACGACCTGAATGGACAGTCCGCAATTCTAACACAAGAGTGTCCACCACAGTTCCCCTGAGCGAGACGCATTATGAAGCCATGAGCTTTGCTTTGTGGCGAACCATTGGAAAAGAATTCCTTATCAAGAGTAACATCAACAACTGGGTCGCTTGCAAGGAAGGTTCGGGAAGCCTCGTGATGCAGAAAGCGGGGTCCCTCAGCTGCAAACTGGTCAAACAAGTTTCAAAGCAGTGCGCAGGTGTTGTGCCAAAGTCCATCGCCAGGAACACATATGGTCCGTATCTCTCCAGCAGTAGCCTCTACTATTATTTCGACGGTAGTACGGGTGCAAATGCACCCACACATGATCCATGTGGCAGAAATCAAGGGAATCAAGTAAAAGGCGTGGTCAATCCACATGGCAATATTTTTGTAAGGTGA